The nucleotide sequence CCAGATTGTGGACTTAAAACCCGTACTTGGGATGAAGTTGAACCCGCTCTGCAAAACCTAGTTCAAGCGAGCAAAGTACTTAGAAGAAGGTTGGGCTAAAAGCTAAAGAAGTGACGAGTTAAAGATAGAGCTGATAAGTGTCGAGTCTTGAGTTCAAGAAAAAGCTAAGTAGCGGTAAGCCACTCGGATCTAGGAGCTTACCGCTATAAAGTTGGCTACATTAATTAATGTCCTATTCTTAATGACTTACTGTTTTTGAAAACACATTAATGACGATGACACCAGCCAAGATTAAAGTCATCCCTATAATCGCTGGAATATCAGGCAATTGTTTGTATAGTACAGCGCTTATCGCTGCGACTAATATTATCCCCATGCCAGCCCAAATAGCGTATGCGATACCAACTGGTATCGTTTTTAGCACTAGGGATAAGAAATAAAATGCGGTGACATAACCCAGAACACAAACGATGCTCGAGGTTGTTTGAGAAAAACCATCAGATGCCTTAAGTGCTAATGTTGCTATGACTTCAGCACCTATCGCTAATGCTAAATACCAGTATCCCATGCTCACTCCCTAGATAGACAACTAACAGTGCTAGCCAGTGTTTATTAACTGCGAATACAATACCTTGATTATCGTATGTAAAATAGTGAGTTACATCAACATTTAGCGCTGGTGGAACAAGAGCCAATAATCGAAAGTTTAGATGAACCTGCAAGCTTTCAAATAATAAAATGACCTGCACCTTCATTCGAAAGTGGAGGTCAAGTATTCACATTCCAATCTGTTGTGCTTATTTGTATTACTCCTGTACTACATTTCTAGGGCAAACCCACTCCGGCATAGTTAACTCCAGAAAGATGGGCCATTTCTCTGTGCCAGGTGGCTAAGTCATCTCTGTTAAAGTCGCTTAAATTATGATGGCCACAGGCGCGCGCCATCACTTGCATCAACTCGATGGAAGCATTGAAGAAATTGGCAAGTTGTTGGGATGACTTCTCAACATTGAGCCGTTGACGTAGATCCGCTTTTTGGGTGGCAATACCAGCGGGGCAGTTGTTGGTGTTACACATACGAGCTGCAACACAGCCAATCGACTGCATAGCGCTGTTGGAGATAGCTACGCCATCGGCGCCTAGCGCCATCGCTTTGACAAAATCCATGGGGACGCGCAGTCCACCAGTTACGATTAAGGTCACTCGTCCGCTTGCTCCTTGCTCGTCTAAATAGCGTCGCGCTCGTGCTAATGCAGGAATGGTTGGGACGCTGATATGGTCACGGAAC is from Shewanella sp. MTB7 and encodes:
- a CDS encoding DMT family transporter: MGYWYLALAIGAEVIATLALKASDGFSQTTSSIVCVLGYVTAFYFLSLVLKTIPVGIAYAIWAGMGIILVAAISAVLYKQLPDIPAIIGMTLILAGVIVINVFSKTVSH